From Chloracidobacterium thermophilum B:
AGCTCATTTCGATGGTGGAGTTGCCGCCCCTGCCGCCACCGCCTCCGCCGGATGACCGTCCCAGCGGCGGCGGCGCCGGCTTTGGTCTCAAAACGCCGGGCAAAGGTGGCGGCGGCGGCGGCAAAACCGACCCGGAACCGGCCATGAAGGGACGGTTGCCCGAACCAACCCTTCAGCCTGATCAACAGATTGTTGACCCGACAACCAAGCCGCGCATCGAAGAACCCTCCCTGCCGGTGGCTCCAAAAATCATTGCTGATCCGAAATCTGTCCCGCCGCCGGAACTGAAGGTTCCGATTGGCGATCCCAACAGCAGCAATACGACCAAGCCTTCCGATGGTACAGGCAAACAGAACGCTGGTATCGGTAACGGCGGCGACGGGCGGAGCGTCGGCAGCGGGACCGGTCCTGGTGGCGGGCCCGGAAGCGGTGGTGGTGTCGGCGGTGGCGTTGCGGGCGGCCCGTCCGGGCGCGGCCTCGGCGAGGGCGAGGGGACAGGCGTGATTACCCAGCGTCCGAAACTTATTTATTCCGTCAAGCCAAAATACACCGAGGAAGCGCGGGCCAACAAAATCCAGGGAACGGTCGTGCTGTCAGCAACGGTCGGCCCCGATGGCTCACTCAGCAACATTCGGGTTATCAAGTCGCTTGGTTACGGTCTCGATGAAAAAGCCATTGAAGCTGCCCGGCAGTGTCGCTTTCAGCCGGCGATGGCCGATGGCCGTCCGGTGTCGGCAACCGTGAAGTTTTCGATGGAATTCCGCCTGCTCTAGCGCCCGGCATGCCGACAACCGTTGAACGGATCCGCCACAAACGCGATGGCGGCGAGTTATCTGCCGACGACATTGCCGCCTTGGTTGCCGGCTACACCCAGGGCAACATTCCCGACTATCAGATGGCAGCCTTTCTCATGGCTGCCTTTTTACGTGGGATGACCATCGCTGAAACCCGTGCCCTCACCGAAGCCATGCTCTATTCGGGCGAGGTCGTGGATTTCTCACATCTCCCACAAGCCAAGGTGGACAAGCACAGTACCGGTGGCGTTGGTGACAAAACTTCGCTGGCACTGGCCCCCATCGTGGCGGCAGCCGGAGTCGCCGTGCCGATGATTTCCGGGCGCGGG
This genomic window contains:
- a CDS encoding energy transducer TonB, coding for MNDFNRVSETTTATGTVEPGVSPNTSQSAWVPTFAGLHSEPLLARLWSNLKDTVRDFIRHPGQFFWHQPAPDEQGMFSSGLYFEPTSRSLFSKLGEFVRQPRAFLSRTPSTPVPDAPNLTQIDTPPIWVRIMREVSDLGRQVRTNPAGYARAQFTLTRMERQRALLFGLCFLFAFFVMSGLIGALLIWSPPLVVEQQPEEEKEEMQLISMVELPPLPPPPPPDDRPSGGGAGFGLKTPGKGGGGGGKTDPEPAMKGRLPEPTLQPDQQIVDPTTKPRIEEPSLPVAPKIIADPKSVPPPELKVPIGDPNSSNTTKPSDGTGKQNAGIGNGGDGRSVGSGTGPGGGPGSGGGVGGGVAGGPSGRGLGEGEGTGVITQRPKLIYSVKPKYTEEARANKIQGTVVLSATVGPDGSLSNIRVIKSLGYGLDEKAIEAARQCRFQPAMADGRPVSATVKFSMEFRLL